One genomic segment of Mytilus trossulus isolate FHL-02 chromosome 4, PNRI_Mtr1.1.1.hap1, whole genome shotgun sequence includes these proteins:
- the LOC134714764 gene encoding uncharacterized protein LOC134714764 isoform X2, translated as MLHLKQNENDVWFKGNQFKMASSDQVPEGILLGIGNPLLDITISADQSFLDKYGLQSNDAIIATEKHTALFEEMVADFKPIYLAGGATQNSIRVAQWLLQKPKATSFIGGVGNDQFHEILLKTAEEVGVNVKYEIHDDKSTGKCGAIITGEDRSLVTDLGAAEHFTANFLNQPDIWQLVEKSQIFYIGGFIVPVSSEAVIHAAKHAAENNKIVVMNLHAKFLCEKFADPELNLMQYVDVLFGNGDEAKAFGSCSGFNTSDIKEIALKAQTLPKLNEKRKRMIVFTQGKEPTILAQDGQITEFPIVPVKKDLIKDTNGCGDAFVGGFLSQLAQNKPLDICMDCGFYASKVVIQQYGCNFPDHPQFK; from the exons ATGCTGCATTTAAAACAGAATGAGAATGATGTATGGTTTAAG GGGAACCAGTTTAAAATGGCATCCAGTGACCAGGTACCAGAAGGTATATTGTTGGGAATAGGCAATCCTCTACTGGATATTACCATAAGTGCAGACCAGAGTTTCTTAGACAAATATGGCTTACAGTCAAATGATGCTATCATTGCAACGGAAAAACATACAGCCTTATTTGAGGAAATGGTGGCTGACTTTAAACCTATTTACCTCGCAGGAGGAGCCACTCAGAACAGCATAAGGGTGGCTCAGTGGCTTTTACAGAAGCCAAAAGCTACCTCATTTATTGGTGGTGTTGGAAATGatcaatttcatgaaattttattaaaaactgcTGAAGAAGTGGGTGTGAatgttaaatatgaaattcatgATGATAAATCAACAGGGAAATGTGGTGCTATCATTACTGGAGAAGACAGGTCTTTAGTGACAGATCTGGGAGCAGCAGAACATTTCACAGCTAACTTTTTAAATCAACCAGACATATGGCAGCTGGTAGAAAAATCTCAGATATTTTATATCGGTGGATTTATAGTTCCTGTTAGTTCTGAAGCTGTTATACATGCAGCCAAACATGCTGCTGAGAATAATAAGATTGTTGTGATGAATTTACATGCAAAATTTTTATGCGAAAAATTTGCTGATCCTGAACTTAACTTGATGCAGTATGTGGATGTATTATTTGGAAATGGAGATGAAGCCAAAGCCTTCGGTAGTTGTAGTGGATTTAATACCTCAGACATTAAAGAGATAGCACTTAAAGCCCAGACACTACCAAAACTTAACGAAAAACGTAAACGAATGATTGTTTTCACTCAGGGTAAAGAACCAACCATATTAGCTCAGGATGGACAAATTACTGAATTTCCAATTGTTCCAGTGAAGAAAGACTTAATAAAAGATACTAACGGTTGTGGTGATGCATTTGTCGGTGGATTTTTATCTCAGCTGGCTCAAAACAAGCCACTTGATATTTGTATGGACTGTGGGTTTTATGCATCTAAAGTTGTAATTCAGCAGTATGGATGTAACTTCCCTGACCATCCACAGTTCAAATAA
- the LOC134714764 gene encoding uncharacterized protein LOC134714764 isoform X1, with product MIAMKYISCTRPICNISKFKAALQVVGTLRPSHLKLNLTSLCSSNTWRRSFYSTTADQGNQFKMASSDQVPEGILLGIGNPLLDITISADQSFLDKYGLQSNDAIIATEKHTALFEEMVADFKPIYLAGGATQNSIRVAQWLLQKPKATSFIGGVGNDQFHEILLKTAEEVGVNVKYEIHDDKSTGKCGAIITGEDRSLVTDLGAAEHFTANFLNQPDIWQLVEKSQIFYIGGFIVPVSSEAVIHAAKHAAENNKIVVMNLHAKFLCEKFADPELNLMQYVDVLFGNGDEAKAFGSCSGFNTSDIKEIALKAQTLPKLNEKRKRMIVFTQGKEPTILAQDGQITEFPIVPVKKDLIKDTNGCGDAFVGGFLSQLAQNKPLDICMDCGFYASKVVIQQYGCNFPDHPQFK from the exons ATGATTGCTATGAAATATATCTCTTGTACACGTCCAATTTGCAACATCAGCAAGTTCAAGGCGGCCTTGCAAGTTGTTGGAACTTTACGACCTAGCCACTTAAAGTTAAATCTGACAAGTTTATGTAGTAGTAACACATGGAGAAGAAGTTTTTATTCAACAACAGCTGACCAG GGGAACCAGTTTAAAATGGCATCCAGTGACCAGGTACCAGAAGGTATATTGTTGGGAATAGGCAATCCTCTACTGGATATTACCATAAGTGCAGACCAGAGTTTCTTAGACAAATATGGCTTACAGTCAAATGATGCTATCATTGCAACGGAAAAACATACAGCCTTATTTGAGGAAATGGTGGCTGACTTTAAACCTATTTACCTCGCAGGAGGAGCCACTCAGAACAGCATAAGGGTGGCTCAGTGGCTTTTACAGAAGCCAAAAGCTACCTCATTTATTGGTGGTGTTGGAAATGatcaatttcatgaaattttattaaaaactgcTGAAGAAGTGGGTGTGAatgttaaatatgaaattcatgATGATAAATCAACAGGGAAATGTGGTGCTATCATTACTGGAGAAGACAGGTCTTTAGTGACAGATCTGGGAGCAGCAGAACATTTCACAGCTAACTTTTTAAATCAACCAGACATATGGCAGCTGGTAGAAAAATCTCAGATATTTTATATCGGTGGATTTATAGTTCCTGTTAGTTCTGAAGCTGTTATACATGCAGCCAAACATGCTGCTGAGAATAATAAGATTGTTGTGATGAATTTACATGCAAAATTTTTATGCGAAAAATTTGCTGATCCTGAACTTAACTTGATGCAGTATGTGGATGTATTATTTGGAAATGGAGATGAAGCCAAAGCCTTCGGTAGTTGTAGTGGATTTAATACCTCAGACATTAAAGAGATAGCACTTAAAGCCCAGACACTACCAAAACTTAACGAAAAACGTAAACGAATGATTGTTTTCACTCAGGGTAAAGAACCAACCATATTAGCTCAGGATGGACAAATTACTGAATTTCCAATTGTTCCAGTGAAGAAAGACTTAATAAAAGATACTAACGGTTGTGGTGATGCATTTGTCGGTGGATTTTTATCTCAGCTGGCTCAAAACAAGCCACTTGATATTTGTATGGACTGTGGGTTTTATGCATCTAAAGTTGTAATTCAGCAGTATGGATGTAACTTCCCTGACCATCCACAGTTCAAATAA